The following are encoded in a window of Gramella sp. MT6 genomic DNA:
- the argC gene encoding N-acetyl-gamma-glutamyl-phosphate reductase gives MIEAGIIGGAGYTAGELIRILLNHPQVNLNFIFSTSQPGKPIHSIHQDLIGETEIQFTNKINTEVDVVFLCLGHGNSKKFLAENQFSEKTKIVDLSTDFRQKSDDHSFVYGLPELNKDEIKSAEFIANPGCFATAITLAILPLAKNGHLKDDIHVNAVTGATGAGTSLSETTHFTWRDNNFSAYKSFEHQHLNEIGQSLKQLQSDHKAEVNFIPNRGNFSRGIHATAYTKFSGSLAEAKKIYEDFYAGAAFTFVTDEDLHLKQIVNTNKCLLRLQKFGDKLLVTSIIDNLLKGASGQAVQNMNLMFGLDEKMGLNLKASYF, from the coding sequence ATGATCGAGGCAGGAATTATAGGTGGCGCAGGATATACCGCAGGAGAATTGATCAGGATCTTACTTAATCATCCTCAGGTAAACCTGAACTTTATTTTCAGTACTTCCCAACCTGGGAAACCAATTCATAGCATCCACCAGGATCTTATTGGCGAAACTGAAATTCAATTTACCAATAAGATAAATACTGAAGTAGATGTAGTTTTTCTTTGTCTTGGCCATGGGAATTCTAAAAAGTTTCTTGCTGAAAATCAATTTTCAGAAAAGACAAAGATCGTTGATCTGAGCACCGATTTCAGACAGAAATCTGATGATCACTCATTTGTTTATGGCCTTCCGGAATTGAACAAAGATGAGATTAAGTCGGCTGAATTTATAGCAAATCCTGGATGTTTTGCAACAGCGATCACTCTGGCAATTCTTCCTCTGGCAAAAAATGGACATTTAAAGGATGATATTCATGTGAATGCAGTTACTGGAGCAACCGGAGCGGGAACTTCGCTTTCAGAAACTACTCACTTTACCTGGAGGGATAATAATTTTTCAGCTTATAAATCATTTGAGCACCAACATCTGAATGAGATCGGTCAGAGCTTAAAGCAGCTGCAGTCAGATCATAAAGCAGAAGTGAACTTTATTCCTAACAGGGGAAATTTTTCCAGAGGAATTCACGCAACTGCATATACCAAGTTTTCAGGAAGCCTGGCAGAAGCAAAAAAGATTTATGAAGATTTTTATGCCGGCGCAGCCTTCACTTTTGTAACCGATGAGGATCTGCATTTGAAACAGATTGTCAATACAAATAAATGCCTGTTAAGATTACAGAAGTTTGGTGATAAATTGCTAGTGACCAGTATAATCGATAATTTGTTGAAAGGAGCTTCCGGTCAGGCGGTGCAGAATATGAATTTGATGTTCGGCCTGGATGAAAAAATGGGCTTGAATTTAAAAGCGAGTTATTTTTAA
- a CDS encoding GNAT family N-acetyltransferase, whose amino-acid sequence MKIIIANKSHASYAEIICNTIEESAKVRGTGIARRTPEYIINKMEKGNAVIALEGDQFAGFCYIETWSHDKYVANSGLIVHPDFRNHGLAKEIKKVIFKHSRTKYPQAKIFGITTGLAVMKINYELGYQPVTFSELTDDETFWKGCQGCKNYDILTRTERKMCLCTGMLYDPEKKKEKKKTPESISKFNDKAFQRLKHIKQTLFYKKEKAEKE is encoded by the coding sequence ATGAAAATTATCATTGCTAATAAATCTCATGCTTCTTACGCTGAGATCATTTGTAACACTATCGAAGAGTCGGCCAAGGTCCGTGGAACCGGTATTGCCCGTAGGACTCCTGAGTACATCATTAATAAGATGGAAAAAGGAAATGCCGTTATAGCTCTTGAAGGTGACCAATTTGCCGGTTTCTGCTATATAGAAACCTGGAGTCACGATAAGTACGTCGCAAATTCCGGTCTTATTGTACATCCAGATTTCAGAAATCATGGGCTGGCCAAAGAGATCAAAAAAGTGATCTTCAAACACTCCAGAACCAAATATCCCCAGGCGAAGATCTTTGGAATCACCACAGGTTTGGCGGTAATGAAGATCAATTACGAACTGGGATACCAACCGGTTACTTTTTCTGAATTAACCGATGATGAAACCTTCTGGAAAGGTTGCCAGGGTTGTAAGAATTATGATATTCTAACAAGGACCGAAAGAAAAATGTGTCTTTGTACAGGGATGTTATACGATCCGGAAAAGAAAAAGGAGAAAAAGAAAACCCCGGAGAGCATTAGCAAATTCAACGATAAAGCTTTTCAGAGATTAAAACATATCAAACAAACTCTTTTCTATAAAAAGGAAAAGGCAGAGAAAGAGTAA
- the argG gene encoding argininosuccinate synthase, which produces MKKVVIAYSGGLDTSYCAKYLSEEEGFEVHAVSVNTGGFSEEEIKKIGENAKKIGASSYKNIDAISSFYQKVVKYLIFGNVLKNDTYPLSVSAERIIQAIEIVNYAKKVGAKYIAHGSTGAGNDQVRFDMIFQIIAPDIQIITPIRDKQLSRQEEIEYLKSKGVEMNWEKAKYSVNKGLWGTSVGGAETLTSEKALPEEAYPSQLNDKEPKQVKLSFTKGELTAINGNENSPEKNIEILEEIAAKYAIGRDIHVGDTIIGIKGRVGFEAAAALITIKAHHLLEKHTLSKWQLQHKDYTSNWYGMHLHEGLYLDPVMRDFEAQLESSQAKVTGDVFVTLHPYRFTLDGIKSSNDLMNSSFGNYGEENKAWTADDAKGFIKILSNSGKIYQHVNQDS; this is translated from the coding sequence ATGAAAAAAGTAGTAATAGCATACAGCGGAGGATTGGATACCTCATATTGCGCGAAATATTTATCTGAAGAAGAAGGATTTGAAGTACATGCGGTGAGTGTGAATACCGGTGGTTTTTCAGAAGAAGAAATCAAGAAGATAGGCGAAAATGCAAAGAAGATCGGTGCCAGCAGTTATAAGAATATCGATGCCATTTCTTCCTTCTATCAAAAAGTAGTGAAGTATCTCATTTTTGGAAATGTTTTGAAAAATGATACTTATCCATTATCGGTAAGTGCAGAAAGGATCATCCAGGCGATCGAGATCGTGAACTATGCCAAGAAAGTAGGAGCAAAATATATCGCTCATGGAAGCACCGGAGCAGGAAATGATCAGGTGAGATTCGATATGATCTTCCAGATAATCGCGCCAGATATTCAGATCATCACTCCAATCAGGGACAAACAGCTTAGCAGACAGGAAGAGATCGAGTATCTTAAGAGTAAAGGCGTGGAGATGAACTGGGAGAAAGCCAAATATTCTGTGAATAAAGGACTCTGGGGAACCAGTGTTGGAGGAGCAGAAACACTGACTTCAGAAAAAGCCTTACCGGAAGAAGCTTATCCATCTCAGTTAAATGATAAAGAACCAAAACAGGTAAAACTTAGTTTTACTAAAGGAGAACTAACTGCCATTAATGGAAATGAAAACTCACCTGAAAAGAACATAGAAATTCTTGAAGAAATTGCCGCGAAATATGCTATTGGTAGGGATATACACGTGGGAGATACGATCATTGGGATTAAGGGAAGAGTTGGTTTTGAGGCTGCTGCTGCTTTGATCACGATCAAAGCTCATCATTTGTTAGAAAAACATACCTTGAGCAAATGGCAGCTTCAACATAAGGATTACACCTCAAACTGGTATGGCATGCATCTGCATGAAGGATTATATCTGGACCCGGTAATGAGGGATTTTGAAGCACAGCTTGAAAGTTCTCAGGCTAAAGTGACCGGAGATGTGTTCGTCACTCTTCATCCTTACAGATTTACTTTGGATGGAATCAAATCTTCGAATGACCTTATGAACAGCAGTTTCGGGAACTATGGTGAAGAGAATAAAGCCTGGACCGCAGATGATGCCAAAGGATTCATTAAGATCCTTTCTAACTCCGGGAAGATCTATCAACATGTAAATCAGGATTCATGA
- the ilvC gene encoding ketol-acid reductoisomerase, producing MTNYFNSLSTAEKQDQLGTCRFMELDEFSNGAEALYGKKIVIVGCGAQGLNQGLNMRDSGLDISYALREGAIKEKRQSWKNATENDFNVGTYEELVPEADLVINLTPDKQHTSVIKGIQPHLKKGAVLSYSHGFNIVEEGMKIREDVTVIMVAPKCPGSEVREEYKRGFGVPTLIAVHPENDPKGIGLEWAKAYAYATGGHRAGVLESSFVAEVKSDLMGEQTILCGVLQTGSILTFDKMVAEGVDPNYAAKLIQYGWETITEALKHGGITQMMDRLSDPAKLRANEISEDLKKTMRPLFQKHMDDIISGEFSSRMMKDWANDDKELHTWRAETENTAFEKTEATSKEISEQEYFDKGVLLVAFVKSGVELAFETMVDAGIIEESAYYESLHETPLIANTIARKKLYEMNRVISDTAEYGCYLFDHAAKPLIKDYVNSLEPEVAGKKFEGGNVDEQKLEKVNKEIKNHPVEEVGAKLRSAMTAMKKIYA from the coding sequence ATGACCAACTATTTTAACAGCCTTTCTACAGCTGAAAAACAAGATCAATTAGGAACCTGTCGTTTCATGGAACTGGACGAATTCAGTAATGGAGCAGAAGCCCTGTATGGTAAGAAAATAGTCATCGTGGGCTGCGGCGCGCAAGGTCTTAACCAGGGACTCAATATGCGCGACAGCGGACTCGATATTTCATACGCTCTAAGAGAAGGAGCGATCAAAGAAAAGCGCCAATCGTGGAAGAATGCTACTGAAAATGATTTTAATGTGGGTACTTATGAAGAACTGGTTCCCGAGGCAGACCTGGTGATAAATTTAACACCAGACAAGCAACATACGTCGGTGATCAAAGGTATTCAGCCTCATTTGAAAAAAGGAGCGGTACTTTCCTATTCCCATGGTTTTAATATCGTGGAAGAGGGAATGAAGATCCGTGAGGATGTGACCGTGATCATGGTTGCGCCTAAATGTCCGGGATCTGAGGTTCGTGAAGAATATAAAAGAGGTTTTGGGGTGCCTACGCTTATCGCTGTACATCCTGAAAATGATCCTAAAGGCATTGGCCTGGAATGGGCAAAGGCTTATGCTTATGCTACAGGTGGTCATCGTGCAGGCGTGCTTGAATCTTCTTTTGTTGCTGAAGTGAAGTCAGATCTTATGGGTGAACAAACCATTCTTTGTGGCGTTCTTCAAACAGGTTCGATCCTTACCTTCGATAAGATGGTTGCTGAAGGAGTAGATCCAAACTACGCGGCGAAATTAATTCAGTATGGATGGGAAACCATTACCGAAGCTTTAAAGCATGGCGGGATCACTCAAATGATGGATCGTCTTTCAGATCCCGCAAAATTGAGAGCTAATGAAATTTCCGAAGATCTTAAGAAAACCATGCGTCCGCTTTTTCAGAAACATATGGATGATATCATTTCCGGGGAATTCAGTAGCCGAATGATGAAAGACTGGGCTAATGATGATAAGGAATTGCATACTTGGAGAGCTGAAACCGAAAATACTGCCTTTGAAAAGACCGAAGCGACTTCTAAAGAGATTAGCGAACAGGAATATTTCGATAAAGGAGTATTGCTCGTCGCTTTTGTAAAGTCTGGAGTGGAGCTGGCTTTTGAAACCATGGTAGATGCAGGAATTATCGAAGAATCTGCTTATTATGAGTCTCTTCATGAAACTCCGCTAATTGCTAATACTATCGCCAGGAAGAAATTATATGAAATGAACAGAGTCATTTCAGATACAGCTGAATATGGTTGTTACCTGTTTGACCATGCCGCAAAACCTTTGATCAAGGATTATGTGAATTCTCTTGAGCCTGAAGTTGCCGGCAAGAAATTCGAAGGTGGAAATGTTGATGAGCAGAAACTGGAAAAAGTTAATAAGGAAATAAAAAATCATCCTGTTGAGGAGGTCGGAGCTAAATTAAGATCTGCGATGACCGCAATGAAGAAAATATACGCGTAA
- the ilvA gene encoding threonine ammonia-lyase IlvA, with translation MNTLLEKDKTYIPSLEAVKQAAERISKVVLKTPLAESFTYSKRFEANVMLKREDLQQVRSYKIRGAYNKISSLPQEQLEKGVICASAGNHAQGVAFACNKLKVKGVIYMPGTTPKQKVEQTQMFGGEWVDVVLKGDTYDDSFKSAMKHMEEQGLVFIHPFDDEKVIEGQATIALEILEQADEPIDYIFAPLGGGGLLAGVSSMFKELSPNTKIIGIEPQGAPSMKTSLREGKVVELKNIERFVDGASVQKVGARNFAICKENLDEMITVPEGKICQTILDLYNQDAMVVEPAGAMAISALDLYSEKIKGKNVVCIVSGSNNDIIRMAEIKERALLYSGLKHYFVVVFPQRAGALKEFVAKVLGPNDDITHFEYSKKHNRSNGPAVVGIELKDPNDFNPLVERMKKKNFYGEYLNDNPNLFQFLI, from the coding sequence ATGAATACTTTGCTGGAAAAAGATAAAACATATATACCAAGCCTCGAGGCTGTTAAACAGGCTGCTGAAAGAATTTCCAAAGTTGTTTTAAAAACTCCTTTAGCCGAATCCTTTACTTATAGCAAACGCTTTGAGGCCAATGTCATGCTGAAAAGAGAAGACCTGCAACAGGTTAGATCTTATAAAATTCGGGGTGCTTATAACAAGATTTCCAGCTTACCGCAGGAGCAATTAGAAAAGGGAGTGATCTGTGCAAGTGCTGGAAATCACGCCCAGGGAGTTGCTTTTGCCTGCAACAAATTAAAGGTTAAGGGAGTAATTTATATGCCCGGAACTACTCCGAAACAAAAGGTTGAGCAAACCCAGATGTTTGGAGGAGAATGGGTTGATGTGGTTCTTAAGGGAGATACTTATGATGATTCTTTTAAAAGTGCCATGAAACATATGGAAGAGCAGGGCCTTGTATTCATTCATCCATTCGATGATGAAAAAGTAATAGAAGGCCAGGCGACCATAGCTTTGGAAATTCTTGAACAGGCTGATGAGCCTATAGATTATATTTTCGCCCCTCTTGGAGGTGGCGGATTACTAGCCGGAGTCTCTTCTATGTTCAAGGAACTATCGCCTAACACCAAGATCATTGGTATAGAGCCACAAGGTGCGCCCTCAATGAAAACCTCATTACGAGAAGGTAAAGTAGTGGAATTAAAGAATATTGAGCGTTTTGTGGATGGAGCTTCTGTTCAGAAGGTAGGTGCCAGGAATTTTGCCATTTGTAAAGAAAACCTGGACGAGATGATCACGGTTCCGGAAGGGAAGATCTGTCAGACTATCCTTGACCTTTATAACCAGGATGCGATGGTAGTAGAGCCGGCGGGTGCAATGGCTATTTCGGCATTAGACCTTTATTCCGAAAAAATTAAAGGGAAGAATGTGGTTTGTATCGTTAGCGGAAGTAATAACGATATTATCAGGATGGCTGAAATTAAGGAAAGAGCCTTGCTTTATTCAGGATTGAAGCATTATTTCGTTGTTGTCTTCCCTCAGAGAGCGGGTGCCCTAAAAGAATTTGTTGCCAAGGTGCTTGGACCTAACGATGATATTACCCATTTTGAATATTCCAAAAAACACAATAGGTCTAACGGTCCAGCGGTTGTTGGTATAGAATTAAAGGATCCTAATGACTTTAATCCATTAGTAGAGAGGATGAAAAAGAAGAATTTTTATGGGGAATATCTCAATGATAACCCAAATTTATTTCAATTTTTAATCTAG